Sequence from the Ereboglobus luteus genome:
GCCGGATGCGTGTAGAGGAGGCGTATCCAGAAATCGCCGGGGATCGCCTGCAGCTCGCGGATGAGCGTGGTCAGCGCGGAGCCGCGCGCCGAATCGACGGGCGTGCGCGGATTGGGGCGCTGCGCCCAGGTGTCCATGCCAAAAAACGTCGTGTCCTGCGAAATCAGGTTAATCTCGCGCACGCCCTCGGCGACGAGCCGGCGCGCCTCGGCGACCACGCTTTCGACGGTGCGCGAGCGGTGGCGTCCGCGAATCCGCGGGATGACGCAAAACGTGCACGGATGATTGCAGCCCTCGGCGATTTTCACGTAGGCGTAGTGGCGCGGCGTGAGCCGGAAGCGCGGCGTGTCGTAGTCGGGAATGTAACTCGAGCGCGGCGTAACGAAAGTTTCGGAGGCCGCGTTTTTCGCACGCTCCTTTTCATAAATCTCCTCGATGATCGACGCGACCTTGGTGATCTGGTCGAGGCCGAGGTAGGCGTCCACTTCGGGGAGCGCGTCGGGCAGCTCCTTCGCGTAGCGTTGCGCCATGCAACCGGCGACGATCAGCTTTTGCTCCTTGCGGCGCTTGCGCATGCCGCGGTTTTGATGCGCCTCAAGAATCGTATTGATCGACTCCTCCTTGGAGGACTGGAGAAACGAGCAGGTGTTGACGATGACAACATCGGCCTTCGCGGCCTCGGGGATCACGTTCATGCCGGCCTTGCGCAAATGCCCGACCATGATCTCGCTATCGACGAGATTCTTGGCGCAACCGAGGGAAATGAGACTGACGCTGATCATGAGAAGAAATCAGCACGAAGGGCGCGGAGCCGGAAACCATTGATTTGTTTTTCTCCGGGCTCTCCGTGTTCTCCGTGGTTGGATAAAAATCATTCTACAAAACCAAAAACCGCAGCGCGGGGCTGCGGTTGAAATGCGTTCGGAAACGAAAACTTCCGTTGGCAAAACCTTATTTCTTCGCGGCCTTGGCGGGTTTTTTGGCAGCGGCTTTCTTGCGTTTAAGATAGGCGATGCGGCGCTTCTTCTTGATGGTTTTGTTGTATTGTTTGCCCATAAATGTTTGTGGTTTTGGTTGGTGAAAGGCGAGAGAGTGACGAAACAGCCCGCCGCGAGTCAAGTCCGCGTTCCCAACAACAATCCCGCGCTAAAAAGCACCGCGTAAAGCGCGAGCAATTTGCCCGTGTCGCCCAAAAGCGCGATCTGTTCCGGCGGCGTTTTTCCGGTTCGCAGCCGGCGCGCGTGCATCCACGCCATCGGCGCGAGCGCGAGCGGCAGCAGCGTCCACAACGAGTAACCGCGCGCGCACAACACAACCGGCGCCGCAAACGCGACCAGCAAACCGCACGCGAATTGCGCGCGCGAAAATCCGCGCCCGAAACGCACCACGAGCGTGCGCTTGCCCGCGCGCGCGTCGGTCTCGGCGTCGCGATAATTGTTCACCACGAGGATGTTCACCGCCAGCGCGCCCACGCCCGCGCCGACTACCCACGCTGCCGCCGTGACCGTGGCCGCCTGCACAAAATAAGTCGCGCCCACGGCGACAAAACCGAAGAACACAAAAACAAAAACATCGCCGAGCCCGTTGTAGCCGAGCGGATACGGGCCGCCCGTGTAGGCGATGCCGCAGATCACGCTCGCCACGCCGATTGCCAGCAACGGCCACCCGCCGAAGCGCAGCAGCGTCAGCCCGCACCCGAACGCCACGCCGAACACAATCCACATCGCCGCGCGCATCGTGCGCGGACTCACCCACCCCATCGCGACGGCGCGCCTCGGCCCCACGCGCTCGGCAGTGTCGGCGCCCTTCACGTAATCGTAATAGTCGTTCGCAAAGTTGGTGCCGATCTGGATGAACAAAGCGAACAGCAGGCACGCGAGCGCCGCGGGCCAGTGAAACACGCCGTCGTGCCATGCGAGCGCCGACGCGACCATCACCGGCGCAACCGCCGCCGGCAGCGTGCGCGGACGCGAGGCGAGTATCCAGATTTTCAATACGGAGGGTTTGTCGGCGGCGTTGGACATTTTTGTTTTCGGCTCAATAGCCGCAAAAAGGCGCAAGAGGCGCAAAAAGAAAAACAAACCGGCGGGCTGTTTTATTGCGCTTTTTTTGTGCGTCTTTACGGTCGTCTATTTTCTACTTCAACGCATCCAGCACGATGCCGGGCGTGAGCAATTCCGGCAGCACAACAGGCTCCGGCTCGCCGGGTTTGTAGACCAGGTTGAAGGGCACGGCGGAGCGGCCGAACTTCGCGAGCTCGGCGGTGATTTGCGCGTCCTTGTTTGTCCAGTCGGCCTTGAGCGCGACGATGTTTTTGTCGCGAAACACGCGGTTCACCTCGTCCGAGCTGAACACGAGTTTTTTGTTCGCCTGGCAGGTCGCGCACCAGCGCGCGGTGAAATCGACATACACCGTTTTTCCCGACGCTTGCGCGGAGGCGACCGCCGACGGGCTCCATTTTTTCCAAACAATATCCGTCGGCGCCGCCGCGCGCGGCCAGCCAAGCAAGCCGCCGAGCAGCAGACAGACAAGCGCGCCCGCGATGCCGATGGTTTTGCGCCTGGACGAATTGCCCGGAGCCGCGTAGCGCCCGTAAAACCACACGCCCAGCGCAACCAAAACAAACGCGAAGAGCGCCATCAAAAGTCCGTTTTCGGAAAGCTGCCCCGCGAGCACCCAAACCAGATAGCCGACGGTCGCGTAGAGCGGAAACGCCATCGCCTGCTTGAAGGTTTCCATCCACGCGCCGGGACGCGGCAGCACTTTCACCGCACCGGGAAAAATCGAGAGCAGCAGATACGGCGTTGAAAGTCCGAGCGCGATTGCCGTGAAAACGAAAAACGACTCGCCCGTTGACATGGCCAGCGCCGCGCCGAGCGCGGGCGCGAGAAACGGCGCGCTGCACGGCGTCGCCACGACAGTCGCCAGCACACCCGTGAAAAACGATCCGGCGTAGCCTCCCTTGGTTTGCAGGCCGCCGCCGACCGATGTCGCCGAAAGCCCGAACTCAAACACGCCGCTCATGCTCATCGCAAAAATCAGCAGCAGCGCCGCCAGCGCAAAAACGAAAACCGGCGATTGCAGTTGGAAGCCCCAGCCAAGTTGTTCGCCGCCCGCGCGCAGCACCGCCAGCAATCCCGCCAGCGCCCAAAACGAGACCAGCACGCCGACCGTAAACGCGATGCCGTGCAGCGTGACCTTGCGGCGCGACGCCCCGGCCTGGTTTACGAAGCCGAGGATTTTTATGCCGAGCACCGGAAACACGCACGGCATGAGGTTGAGGATGAGCCCGCCGACAAACGCGAGCAGAAGCGTGCCCGCAATTCCCCCGGTGCTTCCGGCGGACGCCCCCGCGGTTGTCGCGGACGATTTTCCCGCTCCCGCGCCAGCAGCGTCATCCGAGTCGCCGATCACCACGTCGATATCATAACCGCGCCAAACGCCCTTCGCATCGGTGAACGCAAGCACGCCGGCGAGACGGCGGCCATCGCCATCGTAAGAGTCGGACATGGGCAGCGTCAGCGAAAGCGCGCCGTTTTCGATTTTGGCGGATTGCGCCTGATCGTATTGAATCAACGCGTCGAGGCCGAAAAAATGCGGCGCGGCATCATTCGCCGAAACCGGCGACGGCGAAAAAACGAGTGTCACGCTTTTCGTCCCGGGCGCGCGCGAGGCCGTCACGCGGGCGTCGCCTGTTTTTTCCGGCATGGGCGGTGTTGCAAAAACCTTCGCGCGCAACGCGGACGGTTTGGGCGCCGCGGCGAGCACGGGCAGCGTGACGGAAACATCCGCGCCGCCGGGTTCGCACACATCGGCGCACATGAGCCAGTCGGCCCTGCCCTTCAGTGTGACTGTTGTTCCGATCGCCAGGTTTGCCGGGGCCGTGAGCGTGACGGGCTGATAAACGACATCGTTGTATCCGTTGCCGGTGATGTTGCCCTGACGATCCTTGATGGGCGACGGCACCGGCCACTGGATTTCACCCGCCCGCCAGCCCTCGGGAAGCTTCCACGCAATCGTGGTCGGCAAACCGGTGCCGGCGTTGATCCAGTAAGTGTGCCAGCCCGGCGCGTGCTCGAGCTTGAGCGCCACGGTCACCGTCCCGCCCGGCTGGACGGACTCGTCGAGCGCGACCAGCGACGCCCGCACCTGTTGCGAACCGCCGAACGAAAACAAGGAGGCAAACGCGGGCGCGCTTGCAACCGGAAGAAATCCGGAAACGACGACCAGCGCGAAAACTAAACGAAAACGTGAAAACATGACAAATTTGGCAAATAGCGGAACTATGCAGATTTTACCCATTTTT
This genomic interval carries:
- the rimO gene encoding 30S ribosomal protein S12 methylthiotransferase RimO; the encoded protein is MISVSLISLGCAKNLVDSEIMVGHLRKAGMNVIPEAAKADVVIVNTCSFLQSSKEESINTILEAHQNRGMRKRRKEQKLIVAGCMAQRYAKELPDALPEVDAYLGLDQITKVASIIEEIYEKERAKNAASETFVTPRSSYIPDYDTPRFRLTPRHYAYVKIAEGCNHPCTFCVIPRIRGRHRSRTVESVVAEARRLVAEGVREINLISQDTTFFGMDTWAQRPNPRTPVDSARGSALTTLIRELQAIPGDFWIRLLYTHPAHWSDELIRTIGECTKVARYIDMPLQHISDHMLGAMQRETNSAYIRDLVQRIRAGVPGIALRTAFIVGFPGETAADVDELCEFISETKFERLGVFRYSQEEGTRSAKMKGQITAKQKESRWHRTMALQKEIASEVSRSFVGRTLRVLVEEPGVARGEADAPDIDGRVYVPKTLPVGEFAEVKITGYHDYDLLALPPGEKPAKFKTAKQAQ
- a CDS encoding 1,4-dihydroxy-2-naphthoate polyprenyltransferase yields the protein MSNAADKPSVLKIWILASRPRTLPAAVAPVMVASALAWHDGVFHWPAALACLLFALFIQIGTNFANDYYDYVKGADTAERVGPRRAVAMGWVSPRTMRAAMWIVFGVAFGCGLTLLRFGGWPLLAIGVASVICGIAYTGGPYPLGYNGLGDVFVFVFFGFVAVGATYFVQAATVTAAAWVVGAGVGALAVNILVVNNYRDAETDARAGKRTLVVRFGRGFSRAQFACGLLVAFAAPVVLCARGYSLWTLLPLALAPMAWMHARRLRTGKTPPEQIALLGDTGKLLALYAVLFSAGLLLGTRT
- a CDS encoding protein-disulfide reductase DsbD family protein, with translation MFSRFRLVFALVVVSGFLPVASAPAFASLFSFGGSQQVRASLVALDESVQPGGTVTVALKLEHAPGWHTYWINAGTGLPTTIAWKLPEGWRAGEIQWPVPSPIKDRQGNITGNGYNDVVYQPVTLTAPANLAIGTTVTLKGRADWLMCADVCEPGGADVSVTLPVLAAAPKPSALRAKVFATPPMPEKTGDARVTASRAPGTKSVTLVFSPSPVSANDAAPHFFGLDALIQYDQAQSAKIENGALSLTLPMSDSYDGDGRRLAGVLAFTDAKGVWRGYDIDVVIGDSDDAAGAGAGKSSATTAGASAGSTGGIAGTLLLAFVGGLILNLMPCVFPVLGIKILGFVNQAGASRRKVTLHGIAFTVGVLVSFWALAGLLAVLRAGGEQLGWGFQLQSPVFVFALAALLLIFAMSMSGVFEFGLSATSVGGGLQTKGGYAGSFFTGVLATVVATPCSAPFLAPALGAALAMSTGESFFVFTAIALGLSTPYLLLSIFPGAVKVLPRPGAWMETFKQAMAFPLYATVGYLVWVLAGQLSENGLLMALFAFVLVALGVWFYGRYAAPGNSSRRKTIGIAGALVCLLLGGLLGWPRAAAPTDIVWKKWSPSAVASAQASGKTVYVDFTARWCATCQANKKLVFSSDEVNRVFRDKNIVALKADWTNKDAQITAELAKFGRSAVPFNLVYKPGEPEPVVLPELLTPGIVLDALK